One region of Epilithonimonas zeae genomic DNA includes:
- a CDS encoding RNA polymerase sigma factor, which yields MKTKTENISDKELLERCSSGDNSGYSLLYHRYSKAVFNSIYRIVNDREDAEDILQEVFLKAFSEIKSLKNVESFGGWIKRIAINQSLNYLRKNKIYFTEIEDDKILDIEDDELEAKLAMESRVKELQNIIAGFPLQTRTIINLYLFEEMPQEEIAKVLNIPHGTVRSYYHRAKKKIFEKLNPKHYNERFA from the coding sequence TTGAAGACAAAAACAGAAAATATCAGTGACAAAGAATTGTTGGAGCGATGCAGTTCCGGAGACAATTCGGGGTATTCTCTACTCTATCATCGTTATTCTAAGGCTGTTTTCAATTCCATTTATCGTATCGTCAATGACAGAGAAGATGCGGAAGATATTCTTCAGGAGGTTTTTTTGAAAGCATTTTCTGAAATCAAATCTCTGAAAAATGTAGAAAGTTTCGGAGGTTGGATTAAGCGAATCGCCATCAATCAATCGCTCAATTATCTTCGGAAAAACAAAATCTATTTTACTGAAATTGAAGATGATAAAATATTGGACATAGAAGATGACGAGTTGGAAGCCAAGTTGGCTATGGAATCTCGTGTAAAAGAGCTTCAAAATATTATTGCAGGATTTCCTTTGCAGACCAGAACAATTATTAACCTTTATCTGTTCGAGGAAATGCCACAGGAAGAAATAGCAAAAGTTTTAAATATTCCGCACGGAACAGTAAGAAGTTATTACCATCGTGCCAAAAAGAAAATTTTTGAGAAATTAAATCCAAAACACTACAATGAAAGATTCGCTTAA